Proteins co-encoded in one Chaetodon auriga isolate fChaAug3 chromosome 9, fChaAug3.hap1, whole genome shotgun sequence genomic window:
- the glra4a gene encoding glycine receptor, alpha 4a translates to MLPQVIRILYVLSFCFFQGGFIRLSSCKEEIKPPGRAGPQLSPSDFLDKLMGKTSGYDARIRPNFKGPPVNVTCNIFINSFGSITETTMDYRLNVFLRQKWNDPRLAYSEYPDDSLDLDPSMLDSIWKPDLFFANEKGANFHEVTTDNKLLRIFQDGSVLYSIRLTLTLSCPMDLKNFPMDIQTCTMQLESFGYTMNDLIFEWLSENPVQVADDLTLPQFVLKEEKDLGYCTKYYNTGKFTCIEVKFHLERQMGYYLIQMYIPSLLIVILSWVSFWINMDAAPARVGLGITTVLTMTTQSSGSRASLPKVSYVKAIDIWMAVCLLFVFAALLEYAAVNFVSRQHKEFIRLRKKQRQQRIEEELVRESRGFYFRGYGLGHCLQTKDGAAVEGATVFTPPPPVTMYDGEVLHKRFVDRAKRIDTISRAVFPLSFLIFNIFYWITYKVLRHEDIHANL, encoded by the exons ACTGAGCTCCTGTAAGGAGGAGATAAAGCCCCCCGGCAGGGCAGGACCACAGCTGTCGCCTTCTGACTTCCTGGACAAGCTCATGGGGAAGACGTCAGGATATGATGCCCGCATCAGACCCAACTTCAAAG gcCCACCTGTGAATGTCACCTGTAATATTTTCATCAACAGCTTTGGGTCCATCACAGAAACTACAATG GACTACAGGCTCAACGTATTTCTACGGCAGAAATGGAATGACCCTCGCCTGGCCTACAGCGAATACCCAGATGACTCCCTTGATCTGGATCCATCCATGTTGGACTCGATCTGGAAACCTGATTTGTTCTTCGCAAATGAGAAAGGAGCCAATTTCCACGAAGTCACCACTGACAACAAGCTGCTACGGATTTTCCAAGATGGCAGCGTTCTGTACAGCATCAG GCTGACTCTTACCCTGTCCTGCCCTATGGACTTGAAGAATTTCCCCATGGACATTCAGACCTGTACCATGCAGCTTGAAAGCT TTGGTTACACCATGAATGACTTGATCTTTGAGTGGCTGTCTGAGAACCCCGTACAGGTGGCTGATGATCTCACCCTCCCCCAGTTTGTGCTAAAAGAGGAGAAGGATTTGGGCTACTGCACTAAGTATTACAACACAG GCAAATTCACCTGCATTGAGGTGAAGTTCCACTTGGAACGCCAAATGGGCTACTACTTGATCCAGATGTACATCCCTTCCCTCCTCATCGTCATCCTCTCGTGGGTGTCTTTCTGGATTAACATGGACGCAGCACCAGCCAGAGTGGGTCTGGGCATCACCACTGTACTGACGATGACCACACAGAGCTCTGGTTCAAGAGCCTCTCTGCCCAAG GTGTCCTATGTGAAGGCCATTGACATCTGGATGGCGGtgtgtctcctgtttgtgtttgctgcccTGCTGGAGTACGCAGCGGTTAACTTTGTCTCAAGGCAACACAAGGAGTTCATCAGGCTGAGGAAAAAGCAGCGGCAGCAAAGAATA GAGGAGGAACTGGTGAGGGAGAGCCGTGGTTTTTACTTCCGGGGTTACGGACTGGGTCACTGCCTGCAGACCAAGGATGGCGCCGCTGTGGAAGGGGCCACTGTGTTCACCCCACCGCCTCCGGTTACCATGTATGACGGAGAGGTACTTCACAAGCGTTTTGTGGACCGGGCCAAGCGCATTGACACCATATCCAGAGCTGTCTTCCCTTTGAGCTTCCTCATATTCAACATCTTCTACTGGATCACCTACAAAGTGCTGCGACACGAGGACATCCATGCAAATTTGTAA